The following are encoded in a window of bacterium SCSIO 12643 genomic DNA:
- a CDS encoding T9SS type A sorting domain-containing protein: protein MKKSLLGLLVIISATGFSQSWVQLANAPVGRHHPISFSLNEKGYAITGTLSSGLPTKDAYEYDPVTNTWTTLQQFPGPARSFGIGTVANGIAYMGFGANNSQYLNDLWSFDAATDTWTQLASCGCTGRRHPAMIAIGNKIYVGLGDDPSGDLDDWWVYDILLDSWTQIADLPGPGRHHPFMFNAGDEVFAGLGHSGGTIFKDWYKLDTTSNTWSSMSDFPGEARVAGTQFAIDDKGFVLSGDGDDHNFMATGEMWKYDPSTDTWNELTPHPGVSRWAPGSFVINKEVYFYGGQNRQTNTFPTDLWKFDLTSAVLSVEDNLAEATRVYPNPVNDVLYWENDSRITEVRVYNALGQLVVTSSVNAKQLNVQDWTNGIYAVHFYENDKRVSATKVLVQH from the coding sequence ATGAAAAAAAGTTTACTCGGTCTATTAGTAATCATTTCGGCAACTGGTTTTTCGCAATCATGGGTGCAATTGGCTAATGCTCCGGTGGGACGTCATCATCCCATTTCTTTTTCATTAAACGAAAAGGGCTATGCAATTACAGGAACTTTATCATCGGGATTACCCACTAAAGATGCCTATGAATATGATCCGGTTACCAATACCTGGACCACACTACAACAGTTTCCAGGGCCTGCACGTAGTTTCGGAATCGGAACAGTAGCCAATGGGATTGCTTATATGGGTTTTGGTGCAAATAATTCACAATACCTAAATGATTTATGGAGTTTTGATGCGGCTACCGATACGTGGACGCAATTGGCCAGTTGTGGATGTACAGGCAGGAGACACCCTGCAATGATTGCAATTGGCAATAAAATATATGTAGGTCTGGGAGATGATCCATCCGGTGATCTTGATGATTGGTGGGTGTATGATATCCTGCTGGATTCATGGACTCAAATTGCAGATTTGCCTGGCCCTGGAAGACATCATCCATTTATGTTTAACGCGGGAGATGAAGTTTTTGCCGGTTTGGGACATAGCGGAGGAACTATATTTAAAGATTGGTATAAGTTAGATACGACATCTAATACATGGTCCAGCATGAGTGATTTCCCGGGAGAAGCCAGAGTGGCTGGAACACAGTTCGCTATTGACGACAAAGGATTTGTCCTCAGCGGTGATGGAGATGATCATAACTTTATGGCTACAGGTGAAATGTGGAAATACGATCCATCAACGGATACATGGAATGAACTTACTCCTCACCCTGGGGTGAGTCGTTGGGCTCCCGGAAGTTTTGTGATCAATAAGGAGGTCTATTTTTATGGTGGACAAAACCGTCAAACCAATACATTTCCAACCGATTTATGGAAGTTTGATTTAACATCAGCCGTTTTAAGTGTAGAAGACAATTTAGCTGAAGCAACTCGTGTATATCCTAATCCTGTAAATGATGTTTTGTATTGGGAAAATGATAGTAGAATCACAGAAGTAAGAGTGTATAATGCTTTGGGACAATTGGTCGTTACCAGTTCGGTGAATGCCAAACAACTAAATGTACAAGATTGGACGAATGGAATTTATGCGGTGCATTTTTATGAAAATGATAAACGAGTTTCAGCCACCAAAGTATTGGTGCAACATTAA
- a CDS encoding NAD(P)/FAD-dependent oxidoreductase: MNQKEFEVIIIGGSYAGLSAAMTLGRSLRETLVIDGGKPCNRQTPHSHNFLTQDGSTPKEIAELAKSQVAQYDSVKFYDGLAIAGKKSNGGFEITTSKGDVFRAKKLVMASGIKDLMPEVKGFSECWGISVVHCPYCHGYEIRNKKTAIIANGERAFHLVSLVNNLTKEIKIITSGAKDFDDHQLEKLKQHNIQIIEKEISAIEHQNGQLETIIFKDGSTENFDCAYASIPFEQSSHIAESLGCKLTEDGYIEVDFMQKTTEEGVFACGDNSTMMRSVANAVYGGNITGAVLNNELTQESF, encoded by the coding sequence ATGAATCAAAAAGAATTTGAAGTAATCATAATAGGTGGAAGTTATGCCGGACTTTCGGCAGCCATGACTTTAGGGCGTTCGCTTCGCGAAACGCTGGTCATAGATGGCGGAAAACCATGTAATCGCCAAACACCGCATTCCCATAATTTTTTAACCCAGGACGGAAGTACTCCCAAAGAAATTGCTGAATTGGCCAAAAGCCAGGTAGCCCAATATGACAGCGTAAAGTTCTATGACGGACTGGCTATTGCAGGAAAGAAAAGTAATGGAGGATTTGAAATAACCACTTCAAAGGGAGATGTTTTTAGGGCTAAGAAATTGGTGATGGCATCCGGAATTAAAGACCTGATGCCTGAGGTTAAAGGTTTTTCCGAATGTTGGGGAATTTCGGTAGTGCATTGCCCATATTGCCACGGATACGAAATAAGAAATAAAAAAACGGCTATTATTGCCAATGGAGAAAGGGCTTTCCATTTGGTGTCGTTGGTTAACAATCTGACCAAAGAAATTAAAATCATTACCTCGGGAGCAAAAGACTTTGATGATCACCAACTCGAAAAATTAAAACAACATAATATCCAAATCATTGAAAAAGAAATTTCGGCTATCGAACATCAAAATGGACAATTAGAAACCATTATTTTTAAAGATGGCAGTACCGAAAACTTTGATTGTGCTTATGCTTCAATTCCTTTTGAGCAAAGTTCTCATATCGCTGAAAGTTTGGGCTGTAAGCTTACTGAAGATGGGTACATTGAAGTAGATTTTATGCAAAAAACCACTGAAGAAGGTGTTTTTGCTTGTGGCGATAACAGTACCATGATGCGCTCGGTGGCCAATGCGGTTTATGGAGGAAACATTACCGGTGCGGTGCTCAATAATGAACTCACACAAGAAAGCTTTTAA
- a CDS encoding DUF1963 domain-containing protein — protein sequence MSFWKKILRSISGTNPDKTNSQFDKYRSELNELNLKSISDLENRVKPLIRPATKLEILSASRPPENSQFESHFGGHPYFETGEQWPKSKRGKHLEFIFQIFNSPELELPESIELVQFFYDWEQFPWDTQDDGWLVKMYNKVDHQNAAFIAKPQELKSSKFCKVEFKSVRSLPDWEGIDLYDNNASKLSCVLNEDEPWDSYGQMVSKLIGEQDYQSQLGGYPNWVQGESTPNDPEGNPMKLLFQIDSDDNAGLMWGDVGLIYVFYDEKTENIEFALQCH from the coding sequence ATGAGCTTTTGGAAAAAAATATTAAGAAGTATAAGTGGGACCAATCCGGACAAAACAAATTCTCAATTTGATAAGTATAGAAGTGAACTAAATGAGCTGAATTTGAAATCAATTTCAGATTTAGAAAATAGGGTGAAGCCGTTAATTCGACCCGCAACAAAGCTTGAAATATTATCGGCTTCAAGACCACCGGAAAACTCTCAATTTGAATCTCATTTTGGCGGACATCCATATTTTGAAACGGGAGAACAATGGCCCAAAAGTAAAAGAGGAAAACACTTAGAGTTTATTTTTCAGATTTTTAACTCTCCTGAATTAGAGTTACCTGAAAGCATAGAACTGGTACAATTCTTTTATGATTGGGAGCAATTTCCCTGGGATACCCAGGATGATGGTTGGTTAGTCAAAATGTATAACAAGGTGGACCATCAAAATGCAGCGTTTATTGCCAAACCTCAAGAGTTGAAATCCTCAAAATTTTGTAAAGTCGAATTTAAAAGTGTGCGGTCTTTGCCAGATTGGGAAGGCATCGATTTATATGATAATAATGCATCAAAACTATCCTGTGTATTGAACGAAGATGAGCCCTGGGACAGCTACGGTCAGATGGTTTCAAAATTAATTGGAGAACAAGATTATCAAAGTCAACTTGGAGGGTATCCCAATTGGGTTCAGGGAGAATCCACGCCAAACGACCCGGAGGGAAATCCTATGAAACTTTTGTTTCAGATCGATTCCGATGATAATGCAGGATTGATGTGGGGAGATGTAGGCTTAATTTATGTGTTTTATGACGAGAAAACCGAAAATATCGAATTCGCCCTGCAATGTCATTAG
- a CDS encoding DUF2200 domain-containing protein — translation MKVTVEKNEKVAQMIFGSIYPLYLDRLEKNGRTKEELDQVLGWFTGFDQDTLQALIDEKVTYRTFFEKAQIHPNAHMIKGVVCGYRIEEIEDEFELYRQCRQMEKLIDELAKGRKMEKILREEKK, via the coding sequence ATGAAAGTTACAGTCGAAAAAAATGAAAAGGTAGCTCAAATGATATTTGGCTCTATTTATCCACTTTACCTGGATAGACTGGAGAAAAATGGTAGGACGAAAGAAGAACTGGATCAGGTACTTGGATGGTTTACCGGTTTTGATCAAGATACTTTACAGGCACTGATTGATGAAAAAGTAACCTATAGAACATTTTTCGAAAAAGCACAGATTCATCCAAATGCACACATGATTAAAGGCGTGGTTTGTGGTTATCGAATTGAAGAGATTGAGGATGAATTTGAATTGTATAGACAGTGTAGGCAAATGGAAAAGCTGATTGACGAATTGGCCAAAGGGCGTAAAATGGAGAAGATTTTGCGCGAAGAAAAGAAGTAG
- a CDS encoding DUF2974 domain-containing protein, whose product MKNIISIIFLLLIFILMSCTSNKRITQHITHESGWSDEVINICNQSWQFAQLSLNAYEDKDSLKISNLYEKLDSFSNADIDFNAILYRNKINGTYVIAYRGTNSIEDFKYGNNPVNQKQNEAGLSVFDEVIKKYGNEILIVVTGHSLGGGIAMGVSLNRPNVTCYSFNGSPIFKKRNKDGRNNARYSIVEYGEILKVTRVFGREANQLYTSINLTPGVNTIKQHSMVNLAIGITQIAAIKSQEAKLSLELNNLEFKYKIRTNHSQQQQQQQQQLQQQIGR is encoded by the coding sequence ATGAAAAACATTATTTCAATAATTTTTTTACTTCTTATTTTTATATTGATGTCTTGTACCTCAAATAAACGAATTACACAACATATAACCCATGAAAGTGGTTGGAGTGATGAAGTAATAAACATTTGTAATCAATCATGGCAATTTGCCCAATTATCTCTCAATGCATATGAAGATAAAGACAGTTTAAAAATATCTAATTTGTACGAGAAACTGGATAGTTTTTCCAATGCAGACATAGATTTTAATGCTATTCTCTACCGAAATAAAATTAATGGGACTTATGTTATAGCATATAGAGGGACCAATTCAATTGAAGATTTTAAGTATGGAAATAATCCCGTAAATCAAAAACAAAATGAAGCTGGTTTATCTGTTTTCGATGAGGTGATTAAAAAATACGGTAATGAAATATTAATTGTAGTAACAGGACATTCTTTAGGAGGAGGTATTGCCATGGGGGTTTCACTTAACCGACCAAATGTTACTTGTTATTCTTTCAATGGAAGTCCAATTTTTAAAAAAAGGAATAAAGATGGACGAAACAATGCTAGATATAGTATTGTCGAATATGGTGAAATACTTAAAGTAACCCGTGTTTTTGGAAGGGAAGCGAATCAATTGTATACATCAATCAATCTAACGCCTGGAGTAAATACAATTAAACAACATAGTATGGTTAATCTTGCGATTGGAATTACGCAGATAGCAGCCATAAAGTCCCAAGAGGCGAAATTATCACTTGAATTAAATAACCTTGAATTTAAATACAAAATCAGGACAAACCATTCACAACAACAACAACAACAACAACAACAGTTGCAACAACAAATTGGAAGGTAA
- a CDS encoding lysophospholipid acyltransferase family protein has product MHIGVAVTKAFSRLPWSVLYGISTFMYWVFFKGIGYRKKVVWNNLKNSFPEKSDQEIQQISNQFFRFLADMFMESIKAITMPEKDWQKGFQTSNVDLPNSYFDKGQSIVTVLGHYGNWEYLVTAYSRDTKHTVLGVYKPLSNPHFEKLLASYRTRYGMVLVPLYDAYEIIQEYIDRGEKIAIMLIGDQTPAADRGYWMNFLNQDTPVFRGAEKLARQYDFPVLFAKLDRTQRGQYQMGFETIFEKPRETKEGEITEFHTKKLEEQIIAKPHLWLWSHKRWKHQRPADTPARFISKRFPGKV; this is encoded by the coding sequence ATGCATATAGGTGTTGCAGTCACTAAAGCTTTTTCCAGACTTCCGTGGTCCGTTTTATATGGCATTTCCACATTTATGTATTGGGTATTTTTTAAAGGCATTGGTTACCGTAAAAAGGTAGTTTGGAACAACCTGAAAAATTCGTTTCCTGAAAAGTCTGATCAGGAAATTCAGCAGATTTCAAATCAGTTTTTCCGCTTTTTGGCCGATATGTTTATGGAATCGATCAAAGCCATTACAATGCCCGAAAAGGATTGGCAAAAAGGCTTTCAAACCAGTAATGTAGACCTGCCCAACTCTTATTTTGACAAAGGACAATCTATTGTGACCGTGCTGGGGCACTATGGCAACTGGGAATATTTGGTAACTGCGTATTCTCGTGATACCAAACATACCGTACTGGGGGTATATAAACCATTAAGCAATCCGCATTTTGAAAAACTACTGGCTTCCTACCGTACGCGCTACGGAATGGTATTGGTGCCTTTGTATGATGCGTATGAAATCATACAGGAGTATATAGACCGTGGAGAAAAAATTGCGATTATGCTTATTGGGGATCAAACCCCTGCGGCCGATCGTGGCTACTGGATGAATTTCCTGAACCAGGATACTCCGGTGTTTAGAGGGGCCGAGAAATTGGCACGACAATATGATTTTCCGGTCCTATTTGCTAAGCTGGACCGTACGCAACGCGGACAATACCAAATGGGTTTTGAAACCATTTTTGAAAAGCCACGCGAAACCAAGGAAGGCGAGATTACCGAGTTTCATACCAAAAAACTGGAAGAGCAAATTATAGCCAAACCACACCTATGGTTGTGGTCGCATAAACGCTGGAAACACCAACGCCCTGCCGATACTCCGGCCAGGTTTATTTCGAAAAGGTTTCCAGGGAAGGTTTGA
- a CDS encoding glycosyltransferase family 1 protein — protein sequence MKILLAAIGTRGDVEPFLALGEMLQNRGHEVTCQFPEQFRDLAANSNLAFEGLTPDFLELINSHDGKMVMGGKGSLFAKLGAYIRVYQKSVGINAYMMQQQHELAESLQPDRILYSAKATYAVAWEIMHPGKAINISPIPYLIHYVKDHGHIGFNGDYGPFLNKLTYKLINYFLAQNIISSTKEIRKAAGISARQVREVLTQKKMVYTLSRVFFKEQPYWPEQVKVLGYHERPVTYNWEPDAGLEKFLASHDKIMLVTFGSMTNSEPKVKTALILKILTELKIPALINVAAGGLVIPEEYDQDQFYFVTQIPYEWVLPKMYAVVHHGGSGTSHLAVKHGCATMIVPHILDQYIWNNIYTKVGVGPKGIAMDKITEGNLKPKIKALFTDSKYKAQSEKLAAEMNAEDFKEQIIDFIEG from the coding sequence ATGAAAATTCTATTAGCAGCCATCGGCACCAGAGGAGATGTAGAACCATTTTTGGCTTTGGGCGAAATGCTTCAAAATCGCGGTCATGAAGTGACGTGTCAGTTTCCCGAGCAGTTTAGAGATCTGGCGGCCAATTCAAATCTGGCTTTTGAAGGACTCACTCCTGATTTTCTGGAACTGATCAATAGTCATGATGGAAAAATGGTAATGGGAGGTAAAGGATCACTGTTTGCCAAGTTGGGTGCCTATATCCGGGTTTATCAAAAATCGGTAGGGATCAATGCCTATATGATGCAGCAACAACATGAGCTGGCGGAGTCGCTCCAACCCGATCGGATTTTATATAGTGCCAAAGCTACGTATGCCGTGGCGTGGGAAATTATGCATCCCGGAAAAGCCATCAATATCAGTCCCATTCCGTATTTGATTCATTATGTGAAAGACCACGGACATATTGGTTTTAATGGAGACTATGGGCCGTTTTTAAATAAACTGACCTATAAACTGATCAATTACTTTTTGGCACAAAATATCATCAGTTCCACCAAAGAAATTCGCAAAGCCGCAGGGATTTCCGCCCGACAAGTACGGGAGGTGTTGACACAAAAAAAGATGGTATATACGCTATCGCGTGTATTCTTTAAAGAACAACCGTATTGGCCCGAGCAGGTAAAAGTATTGGGTTATCACGAACGCCCCGTTACTTACAATTGGGAACCAGATGCGGGATTGGAAAAGTTTTTGGCATCGCACGATAAAATCATGCTGGTCACATTCGGAAGTATGACCAACTCTGAACCGAAAGTCAAAACGGCACTCATTTTAAAAATCCTCACCGAACTCAAAATCCCGGCATTAATCAATGTTGCTGCCGGGGGATTAGTGATTCCGGAGGAATATGATCAAGACCAGTTTTATTTTGTAACGCAAATCCCATACGAATGGGTATTACCTAAAATGTATGCAGTAGTGCATCACGGAGGATCGGGAACCTCGCATTTGGCAGTGAAGCATGGTTGCGCTACGATGATTGTTCCGCATATTCTGGATCAATACATCTGGAATAACATTTATACCAAAGTAGGAGTAGGGCCTAAAGGAATTGCGATGGATAAAATCACGGAAGGCAATTTAAAACCGAAAATCAAAGCGCTTTTTACGGATTCTAAATACAAAGCACAATCAGAAAAATTAGCCGCTGAAATGAATGCGGAGGATTTTAAAGAACAAATTATTGATTTTATTGAAGGATAA
- a CDS encoding DUF1572 family protein, whose protein sequence is MNLKTEIKSQSIFRMSESTERIEKCVNLLTNEQVWYNFNDHTNSIGHLILHLCGNITQYIQSSLGNQKDERVRDLEFETKEQLSNEELIQKIKNTATKASEIIQQLSEEELLKERSVQGFNFTGVGNIIHVVEHYSYHTGQIALQTKLLRNMDLGFYADLDLNIKNE, encoded by the coding sequence ATGAATCTAAAAACCGAAATAAAATCCCAATCCATATTTAGAATGAGCGAAAGCACCGAACGCATAGAAAAATGCGTGAACCTCCTCACAAACGAACAAGTATGGTATAATTTCAATGATCATACCAACAGCATAGGTCATTTAATCCTGCACTTATGCGGTAACATCACCCAATACATTCAATCCTCACTCGGAAACCAAAAAGACGAACGGGTTCGGGATTTAGAGTTCGAAACCAAAGAACAACTTTCTAACGAAGAACTTATTCAAAAGATCAAAAACACAGCTACTAAAGCATCCGAAATCATTCAACAATTAAGTGAAGAAGAACTCTTAAAAGAACGCTCCGTACAGGGATTTAACTTTACCGGAGTAGGCAACATCATTCATGTGGTAGAACATTATTCCTACCATACGGGACAAATTGCATTGCAAACCAAACTACTCCGAAATATGGATTTAGGATTCTATGCCGATTTGGATTTGAATATCAAGAATGAATAA
- a CDS encoding DUF4918 family protein, translating to MKNTGEKILDFYNHLALESLQTPGVEVMNPFNKAEVQAICEVFYHRFYNDSGKRAFMIAINPGRFGAGVTGLPFTDPTVLEGLLGISNSFQKRKELSAIFIYEMIDALGGVESFYNNFFFTNVSPLGFLKDGKNLNYYDIADLQKELTPWMVEQMNHQVEQWGRRDVAFTIGKGQNHKILLQLNKEHKWFDQIIALPHPRWIMQYNLKRKDDILDQMIQTINEAIK from the coding sequence ATGAAAAATACCGGGGAAAAGATTTTAGATTTTTACAATCATTTAGCGTTAGAAAGCCTTCAAACTCCTGGAGTAGAAGTGATGAACCCATTTAACAAAGCAGAGGTGCAGGCTATTTGCGAAGTATTTTACCATCGTTTTTACAATGATTCCGGAAAGCGTGCTTTTATGATTGCCATTAACCCGGGTAGATTTGGAGCCGGAGTCACCGGATTACCATTTACCGATCCCACAGTATTGGAAGGTTTATTGGGAATTTCCAATTCCTTTCAAAAACGAAAAGAACTCTCCGCCATCTTTATTTATGAAATGATTGACGCATTGGGAGGTGTAGAATCGTTTTACAACAATTTCTTTTTTACCAATGTTTCTCCGTTAGGGTTTCTAAAAGACGGTAAGAATTTAAACTATTACGATATTGCCGATTTACAAAAAGAACTCACTCCGTGGATGGTCGAACAAATGAATCATCAGGTAGAACAATGGGGCAGAAGAGACGTGGCATTTACGATTGGCAAAGGACAAAATCATAAAATCTTGTTGCAGTTAAACAAAGAACATAAATGGTTTGACCAAATCATTGCCTTACCGCATCCACGTTGGATTATGCAATACAATCTGAAACGTAAAGATGATATTCTGGATCAGATGATTCAGACCATCAATGAAGCCATAAAGTAA
- a CDS encoding MATE family efflux transporter — translation MNSLNTSYKNILKITAPLVIAGIAMNLVGVIDIMLVTGLGEAEVGGTGNGQILYALLFVIGMGFTSGIQIIIGRRNGAHDYKAIGSLFYQGIYFTVLFASLLFIFIQLAIPPILQSIFDSENVVHFATVYMKMRGWGILFTLTNLLFIAFFVGTTKTKILGYFTPFISLLNIVLDVALINGYGPFPQMGVQGAALASVISEASGTLLFIVYTLKFVDLEKYNLNKFISFHWEQTKTILEVANPIMVQNAISIGAWFSFFVIVENLGERALAISQIIRGIYIFVMVPVFSLADATNTFVSNLMGEKNFEKIIPLIVRTTVLGLGINVLFFVSINLFPEFTIGLFSTDAEIISDSLSTLRLTTFSMFTFTMSFMPFRAVSGTGNTRTALFIEVMGVGLYLIYAYYVAVVSQMELHMVWSSEFVYFGVMFVLSWYYLKKGNWAAKEI, via the coding sequence ATGAATTCTTTAAACACCTCATATAAAAACATTCTTAAAATTACAGCTCCGTTGGTTATTGCCGGAATTGCGATGAACCTGGTAGGTGTGATAGATATTATGTTGGTGACCGGACTGGGTGAAGCCGAAGTAGGCGGAACCGGGAACGGGCAGATTTTATATGCCCTGCTTTTTGTAATCGGGATGGGGTTTACTTCTGGAATTCAAATCATTATCGGACGTAGAAATGGCGCACATGATTATAAAGCCATAGGGAGTTTATTCTATCAGGGCATCTATTTTACAGTCCTCTTTGCCAGCTTATTATTCATTTTTATTCAGTTGGCCATCCCTCCTATTTTGCAATCTATTTTTGACTCTGAAAATGTGGTGCATTTTGCCACCGTGTACATGAAAATGCGTGGCTGGGGAATTTTATTTACGTTGACCAACTTACTGTTTATCGCATTTTTTGTAGGGACAACCAAGACCAAAATTCTGGGGTATTTCACTCCATTTATTTCCTTACTCAACATTGTGTTGGATGTGGCATTGATCAATGGTTACGGGCCCTTTCCGCAAATGGGTGTCCAAGGGGCTGCGCTGGCTTCGGTGATTTCTGAAGCGAGTGGCACATTGCTTTTTATCGTATACACTTTAAAGTTTGTAGACTTAGAGAAATACAACCTCAATAAATTCATTTCATTTCACTGGGAACAAACCAAAACCATACTAGAAGTGGCCAATCCAATTATGGTACAAAACGCTATTTCAATTGGCGCCTGGTTCAGCTTTTTTGTGATTGTGGAAAACCTGGGCGAACGTGCTCTAGCCATCTCTCAAATCATCCGTGGAATCTACATTTTTGTAATGGTTCCGGTATTCTCCCTGGCCGATGCCACCAATACTTTTGTGAGTAACCTGATGGGCGAAAAGAACTTCGAAAAAATCATTCCTCTGATCGTTCGCACTACGGTTTTAGGTCTGGGAATCAATGTATTATTCTTCGTGAGTATTAACTTATTTCCGGAATTTACCATTGGACTTTTTAGTACGGATGCGGAAATCATTTCGGACTCTCTCAGTACCTTGAGATTGACCACTTTCTCTATGTTTACATTTACCATGTCGTTTATGCCTTTCCGTGCGGTTTCAGGAACCGGAAATACACGTACAGCATTGTTTATTGAAGTCATGGGCGTGGGACTTTACCTCATCTACGCATATTATGTGGCTGTGGTATCTCAAATGGAACTTCATATGGTATGGAGCAGTGAGTTTGTATACTTTGGGGTCATGTTTGTCTTATCCTGGTATTATTTGAAGAAAGGAAATTGGGCGGCTAAAGAAATTTAA
- a CDS encoding tryptophan 2,3-dioxygenase, with translation MTREELLDAIDKKYKAMGQDPDVHLSGLLYAEPMKYWDFIQVDALLGLQTQRTQLPDEMVFIMYHQINELIFKMILWEIEQVSKADPISTQKFTMHLGRISRYFDLLSNSFDIMGEGMEPEQYMKFRDTLTPASGFQSAQYRKIEFASTELINLIDNRFRATIDRNTPFEHAYDHLYWQAAGKDYATGKKSKLLLNFEDKYFEEFITFMKDYNTLNLWTKFKSLPKEDQENKELINAMRHYDHTVNVDWVMHHLNAAKKYLGDSEATGGSHWQKYMHPRYQKRIFFPGLWSDEEIENWGITNLDGYKVIE, from the coding sequence ATGACCAGAGAAGAACTTTTAGACGCGATTGACAAGAAATATAAGGCAATGGGACAAGATCCGGATGTACATTTATCTGGATTACTATACGCTGAACCGATGAAGTATTGGGATTTTATTCAGGTAGATGCTTTATTGGGATTACAAACCCAAAGAACTCAACTTCCGGATGAAATGGTGTTTATTATGTATCATCAAATCAATGAGTTGATTTTTAAAATGATCTTATGGGAAATTGAGCAGGTATCTAAAGCTGATCCGATTTCTACTCAAAAGTTTACCATGCATTTAGGTCGTATCAGTCGTTATTTTGATTTGTTATCAAATTCGTTTGATATTATGGGCGAGGGAATGGAACCGGAGCAGTATATGAAGTTTAGAGATACGTTAACTCCTGCTAGTGGATTCCAAAGTGCACAGTATCGTAAAATTGAGTTTGCTTCTACGGAATTGATCAATTTGATTGATAACCGTTTTAGAGCTACAATCGATAGAAATACTCCATTCGAGCATGCGTATGATCACTTGTATTGGCAGGCTGCGGGTAAGGATTATGCAACAGGGAAGAAGAGTAAATTATTACTCAATTTTGAAGACAAGTATTTCGAAGAGTTTATCACGTTCATGAAGGATTATAATACCTTGAATTTATGGACGAAGTTTAAGTCATTACCAAAAGAAGATCAGGAAAATAAAGAATTGATCAATGCGATGCGTCATTACGATCATACCGTAAATGTGGATTGGGTGATGCACCATTTAAATGCAGCGAAAAAGTATCTGGGAGATAGTGAAGCTACCGGAGGAAGCCATTGGCAGAAATATATGCATCCAAGATATCAGAAGCGTATTTTCTTCCCGGGATTGTGGTCTGATGAAGAGATTGAGAATTGGGGAATTACCAATTTGGATGGGTACAAAGTGATTGAGTAG
- a CDS encoding DoxX family membrane protein translates to MKKVEMIVRILLGLMLVVFGLNKFLQFMPMPPPEGDVLTAFSGLMAMGIMPVVGVIEVVGGLLLLINKQTGVALFFLAPVGFCAFWFHVILDPAGIGGAAFFLLATIFLMYNRKEKFMALMD, encoded by the coding sequence ATGAAAAAAGTAGAAATGATCGTCCGAATCCTCCTCGGACTGATGTTAGTGGTCTTTGGCCTCAACAAATTCTTACAATTTATGCCTATGCCTCCTCCTGAGGGAGATGTATTAACGGCATTTTCAGGATTAATGGCAATGGGAATTATGCCTGTAGTTGGCGTAATCGAAGTGGTTGGTGGCTTATTACTATTAATCAATAAACAAACTGGTGTCGCATTATTTTTCTTAGCTCCTGTAGGGTTTTGTGCCTTTTGGTTCCATGTTATTTTAGATCCTGCAGGAATCGGTGGAGCAGCTTTCTTTTTACTCGCTACCATTTTCTTAATGTACAATAGGAAAGAAAAGTTTATGGCTTTGATGGATTAA